One window of the Primulina eburnea isolate SZY01 chromosome 18, ASM2296580v1, whole genome shotgun sequence genome contains the following:
- the LOC140820224 gene encoding uncharacterized protein: MQCGHCGGNHPTENCRRAIGACFNCGGFGHMKRDCPNLENQSGGGGSMTGSYSGKQSEATVQQKGFPAQGSRHGGMSQGSQQRPRVQGQVFALNQEQAEEHNERVIAGLRLDGSDDQGSG; this comes from the exons ATGCAATGTGGCCACTGCGGAGGTAATCACCCGACGGAGAATTGTCGAAGAGCAATAGGTGCATGTTTCAATTGTGGTGGTTTTGGTCACATGAAGAGGGATTGCCCTAATTTGGAGAATCAGAGTGGAGGCGGAGGTTCTATGACAGGGTCTTATAGTGGAAAACAGTCTGAGGCCACTGTTCAACAGAAAGGTTTTCCTGCTCAAGGTTCTCGTCATGGAGGAATGTCACAAGGATCTCAGCAACGCCCACGAGTTCAGGGGCAAGTGTTTGCCTTAAACCAAGAGCAAGCTGAGGAGCATAACGAGagagtcattgcag gtcttaggttggacggttcggacgaccagggcagtggctag